The following are from one region of the Gossypium hirsutum isolate 1008001.06 chromosome D03, Gossypium_hirsutum_v2.1, whole genome shotgun sequence genome:
- the LOC107949556 gene encoding uncharacterized protein yields MGWNHPDISLEEMMKLIEGNDKKKESGDDKFDKPISETRVSREECGSNGRNLNKKRSYAQFHLELGQSDFLLHACQSTKRSSIFHPWKISPWHKRSVKWKQIPKDFKILYTVNSPC; encoded by the exons ATGGGATGGAATCACCCAGACATATCGCTGGAAGAAATGATGAAACTGATAGAAGG GAATGACAAGAAAAAAGAATCTGGCGATGACAAGTTCGACAAACCCATATCAGAGACTAGGGTTTCAAGGGAAGAATGTGGTTCAAATGGGAGAAATCTAAATAAGAAGAGAAGTTATGCACAGTTTCATTTAGAGTTAGGTCAATCTGATTTTCTTCTCCATGCCTGTCAGTCGACTAAGCGGAGCAGCATATTCCATCCC TGGAAAATCTCCCCCTGGCATAAACGATCAGTCAAATGGAAGCAGATTCCTAAAGATTTCAAAATCTTATACACAGTGAATA GCCCTTGCTGA
- the LOC107949555 gene encoding pleiotropic drug resistance protein 3, giving the protein MAQLVGSDEIESLRFELAQIGRSIRSSFRSRTSSFRDGDHSEYELQWAEVQRLPTFERINTALFDDEEENGTSGSGNYVKGKRVVNVTKLGADERHVFIEKLIKQIEHDNLGLLKKLRHRIDKVGVKLPTVEVRYKNLHVEAQCELVRGKPLPTLWNTTKSLLSGLANLPGSKQEAKISILNDVSGIIKPGRMTLLLGPPGCGKSTLLLALSGKLSHSLKVAGEITYNGYRLEEFVPQKTSAYISQYDLHTPEMTVREILDFSARFQGIGSRAEIMKEVSRREKQPGIVPDPDIDAYMKAISVKGQESTLQTDYILKILGLDICADTKVGDAIRRGISGGQKKRLTTGEMIVGPAKTLFMDEISNGLDSSTTFQIVSCLQHLVHITDATALISLLQPAPETFDLFDDVILLAEGKIVYQGPRTNICKFFEECGFKCPERKGIADFLQEVISRKDQEQYWYHKQQPYSYVSVDHFIKKFKEHHIGQNLDEELSKPFDKSQSHKDALSFKPYSLSKWELFKACSMRELLLMKRNSFTYVFKSVQLVIIASITMTTFLRTRMVVDVIHSSYFMGSLFYALVILHVDGFPELSMTVSRIAVFYKQRELCFYPAWAYAIPAAILKVPLSLLESFVWTSMTYYVIGYSPEVGRFFRQFLIYFGVHLTSISMFRCIASLFQTIVASTTVGALAIMIVLLFGGFILPRPSLPSWLEWGFWLSPLTYGEIGLSLNEFLAPRWEKVISGNTSIGQQTLESRGLSFDGYFYWISVAALFGFILLFNAVFTLALTFLNPPGKSRTMISFERYSQLQRKDDKEGLHEESKHAVNDPGTVAGPKTGQTVLPFEPLTVTFQDVQYYVNIPQEMKERGYKHKKLQLLSGITGAFRPGVLTALMGVSGAGKTTLMDVLSGRKTSGIIEGDIRIGGYPKVQDTFARVSSYCEQNDIHSPLITVEESVVYSAWLRLPSQIDSKTKDEFVNKVIETIELDRVRDCLVGIPGVNGLSTEQRKRLTIAVELVANPSIIFMDEPTSGLDARAAAIVMRAVKNVVEMGRTVVCTIHQPSIDIFEAFDELILMKTGGHIIYCGPLGQNSMRVVEYFQNIPGVPKIKDNYNPATWMLEVTSTSVEVGNGIDFALIFKGSTLCKENKELVKQLSSPTPGSKDLYFPTRFPQNGLEQFKACLWKQCLSYWRSPAYNLTRIVFMTASSLMFGVLFWQQGKNINNQQDLFSIAGSMYAVIIFFGINNCSTVLPLVSMERTVLYRERFAGMYSSWAYSFAQVLVEIPYLLTLAIIYVIITYPMIGYEWSAYKLFWALYSMFCTLLYFNYLGMLLVSLTPNIQVASIVASSAYTMLNLFAGFIIPKPQIPKWWIWLYYICPTSWAMNGMLTSQYGDVDKQILAFGETKTVAAFIEDYFGFHHSSLGIVAIFLFIFPVICATLFAYFIGTLNFQRR; this is encoded by the exons ATGGCTCAACTGGTGGGTTCCGATGAGATAGAGTCTTTGCGATTTGAGTTGGCACAGATCGGAAGGAGCATCAGGTCGTCGTTTAGAAGTCGAACATCAAGTTTCCGTGATGGTGATCATAGTGAATATGAGTTGCAATGGGCAGAAGTTCAGAGATTGCCGACGTTTGAACGGATTAATACTGCCTTGTTTGACGACGAAGAAGAAAATGGAACGTCAGGCAGTGGGAATTATGTCAAAGGGAAACGGGTAGTTAATGTCACCAAACTTGGAGCTGACGAACGCCATGTGTTTATTGAGAAGCTCATCAAACAAATAGAACATGACAACTTGGGTTTGTTGAAGAAGCTTAGACATAGAATTGACAA GGTTGGGGTAAAGTTGCCGACTGTGGAAGTAAGATATAAGAATCTACATGTTGAAGCACAATGCGAGTTAGTTCGTGGCAAGCCTCTTCCCACACTCTGGAACACAACTAAAAGCCTGCTTTCA GGTTTAGCCAATCTACCAGGTTCAAAACAAGAAGCTAAGATAAGCATCCTAAATGATGTGAGTGGCATCATTAAACCGGGAAG AATGACTTTATTGCTTGGCCCTCCAGGATGTGGCAAAAGCACGTTATTGCTGGCGCTTTCTGGGAAGCTGAGTCATTCCCTAAAG GTTGCGGGGGAAATAACATATAATGGCTACCGACTAGAAGAATTTGTTCCTCAGAAAACCTCTGCTTATATTAGCCAATATGATCTGCATACCCCAGAGATGACAGTTAGGGAGATTCTTGATTTTTCTGCACGTTTTCAAGGAATAGGCAGCCGAGCTG aaatcatgaaagaagTCAGCCGAAGAGAAAAGCAGCCTGGAATTGTACCTGATCCCGACATAGATGCTTACATGAAG GCAATATCAGTTAAAGGTCAGGAAAGTACTCTCCAAACTGATTATATTTTGAAG ATTCTTGGACTAGACATCTGTGCTGACACCAAGGTTGGGGATGCCATAAGAAGGGGAATATCAGGTGGTCAAAAGAAAAGATTGACAACAG GTGAGATGATTGTGGGGCCAGCAAAAACTTTGTTCATGGATGAAATATCAAATGGCCTTGACAGTTCAACCACTTTCCAGATTGTGTCCTGCCTTCAGCATCTGGTGCATATTACTGATGCTACTGCATTGATATCACTTCTTCAGCCTGCCCCGGAGACCTTTGATCTCTTTGATGATGTTATTTTATTGGCAGAAGGGAAAATTGTGTATCAAGGCCCTCGCACTAACATTTGCAAGTTCTTTGAGGAATGTGGATTTAAGTGCCCAGAAAGAAAGGGCATTGCTGACTTCCTTCAGGAG GTAATCTCTAGAAAAGATCAAGAACAGTATTGGTACCATAAACAGCAACCTTACAGCTATGTTTCAGTTGatcatttcataaaaaaattcaaagagcATCATATTGGTCAGAATTTAGATGAAGAACTCTCAAAGCCATTTGACAAGTCTCAAAGCCACAAAGATGCTCTATCCTTCAAACCATACTCCCTAAGTAAATGGGAGCTTTTCAAAGCCTGCTCCATGAGAGAATTACTTCTAATGAAGAGAAACTCTTTCACTTATGTGTTTAAATCTGTACAG CTAGTCATAATTGCCTCAATAACAATGACTACTTTCTTGCGAACTCGAATGGTTGTTGATGTCATCCATTCAAGTTACTTTATGGGTTCTTTGTTCTATGCTCTTGTGATACTTCATGTCGATGGGTTTCCGGAATTAAGCATGACTGTATCAAGAATTGCAGTGTTCTACAAGCAGAGAGAGTTGTGCTTCTACCCTGCATGGGCTTATGCGATTCCTGCGGCAATCCTTAAAGTACCTCTTTCACTTTTGGAGTCGTTTGTGTGGACATCTATGACTTATTATGTCATTGGCTACAGTCCTGAGGTTGGAAG GTTCTTCCGCCAATTCCTTATATATTTTGGTGTTCACTTAACATCCATATCCATGTTTCGTTGCATTGCCTCTCTCTTCCAAACTATAGTTGCTTCCACAACAGTTGGTGCTCTAGcaattatgattgttttgctGTTCGGTGGCTTCATTCTCCCGAGAC CATCTTTGCCTTCTTGGTTGGAATGGGGATTTTGGCTTTCTCCATTGACGTATGGTGAGATTGGCCTGAGTTTGAACGAGTTTCTTGCTCCACGGTGGGAAAAG GTGATATCTGGAAATACAAGCATAGGGCAACAAACTCTGGAAAGTCGAGGATTGAGCTTTGATGGCTACTTTTACTGGATATCAGTCGCAGCATTATTTGGGTTCATATTACTTTTCAATGCTGTTTTTACCTTGGCATTAACTTTTTTGAACC CCCCAGGAAAGTCTCGAACAATGATTTCTTTTGAAAGGTACTCTCAACTACAGAGAAAAGATGACAAAGAAGGTTTACATGAAGAAAGTAAACACGCTGTTAATGATCCAGGAACTGTGGCAGGACCAAAAACTG GACAAACGGTTTTGCCTTTCGAGCCATTAACTGTGACATTTCAGGATGTGCAGTACTATGTAAACATTCCTCAG GAAATGAAAGAAAGGGGTTACAAGCATAAAAAGCTACAGCTTCTCTCAGGCATCACTGGTGCATTCAGGCCTGGTGTTTTGACAGCATTGATGGGTGTCAGTGGAGCAGGGAAAACAACTCTAATGGATGTTCTTTCTGGAAGAAAAACTAGTGGTATTATAGAAGGAGACATTAGAATTGGTGGGTACCCAAAGGTTCAAGACACATTTGCAAGGGTCTCAAGTTACTGTGAGCAAAATGATATACACTCTCCACTAATCACTGTGGAAGAATCGGTAGTATATTCTGCTTGGTTGCGCCTCCCATCTCAGATTGATTCAAAAACTAAAGAT GAATTTGTCAATAAGGTCATTGAAACTATAGAGCTTGATAGGGTTAGAGATTGTTTAGTAGGCATTCCAGGAGTCAATGGGTTATCAACTGAGCAGAGGAAAAGGCTAACTATAGCTGTGGAGCTTGTTGCCAATCCGTCTATCATATTCATGGATGAGCCCACTTCAGGTTTAGATGCAAGAGCGGCTGCAATTGTAATGAGAGCAGTGAAAAATGTTGTTGAAATGGGAAGAACAGTTGTTTGCACAATCCATCAACCAAGTATTGACATATTTGAGGCATTTGATGAG TTGATTTTGATGAAAACCGGGGGACATATTATCTATTGTGGGCCATTGGGGCAGAACTCCATGAGAGTTGTTGAATACTTTCAG AATATACCTGGAGTGCCCAAGATTAAAGATAACTACAATCCAGCAACATGGATGTTGGAAGTCACTTCTACATCCGTAGAGGTTGGAAATGGCATAGATTTTGCACTAATTTTTAAAGGCTCCACCTTGTGCAA GGAAAACAAGGAGCTGGTTAAGCAGTTGAGCTCACCAACTCCTGGTTCAAAAGATCTATATTTTCCTACTCGCTTCCCCCAGAATGGTTTGGAGCAGTTCAAAGCATGCCTCTGGAAACAGTGTTTATCGTATTGGCGAAGCCCTGCATACAATTTGACGCGCATTGTTTTTATGACAGCCTCATCTCTTATGTTCGGCGTGCTATTCTGGCAGCAAGGAAAGAATAT AAATAACCAACAAGACCTGTTCAGTATAGCTGGTTCGATGTATGCAGTTATAATTTTCTTTGGCATAAACAATTGTTCGACAGTTCTGCCACTTGTTTCAATGGAGCGCACAGTTTTATACCGGGAAAGATTTGCAGGAATGTACTCTTCATGGGCCTATTCTTTTGCACAG GTGCTTGTTGAGATTCCGTACTTGTTAACCCTAGCAATTATTTATGTGATCATCACATATCCAATGATAGGATATGAATGGTCAGCCTATAAGTTATTCTGGGCACTCTACAGCATGTTTTGTACACTGCTATATTTCAATTACTTAGGGATGCTGCTGGTTTCACTCACTCCAAATATTCAAGTGGCTTCCATTGTGGCTTCATCTGCCTACACCATGCTGAATTTGTTTGCTGGATTCATAATTCCAAAACCA CAAATACCAAAGTGGTGGATTTGGTTGTATTATATATGTCCCACATCTTGGGCAATGAATGGCATGCTTACTTCCCAGTATGGAGATGTTGATAAACAAATACTAGCTTTTGGAGAAACAAAAACTGTTGCAGCTTTTATTGAAGATTACTTCGGTTTTCACCACAGTTCTTTAGGCATTGTTGCTATTTTTCTCTTTATCTTCCCTGTTATTTGTGCTACCCTTTTTGCATACTTCATTGGAACACTGAATTTCCAAAGGAGGTAG